The genome window ATTCTAAAACTCACTCCAAAGCTTATCAAGTCACCTCTGTATTCTTGAGGATAGATTTCATTCATTGCTGGATCGGTTGGATTGAATTCTGGCAAACGATTGATATTTCTTTTCAGATAGGATAGAAAAATTTCCATATCTGGATAGTGTCGAATTCCATCAAGTTCCTGACTTAGTTTAGAAACATTTACTTCAGATTGGCTCAATCTAATGTCAGGACTCCGTTCGGCTAGATTGTTAATATCAGATTCTATTGTAGAGCTTAACTCATTATATAAATTATCTAACACGCCGTACAAATTGATCTGATTGATTTCTAGATATATTGACTTATCATTCGATTTGTAATATTCGATAGCATCTTTGGACTTATCGAGTTCAGTCTTGATTTCTAAGATTTTCTTTTCGGAAGATAGAGATTCATTTCGAACTTTAAGAAATTCTTTTTTATTATCCGAACTCTTAAGAATATTTTCTAATGTTTTGTATAGATTGTGAATTTTGATTCTTAGATTGTATTCTTCTTGTAGGTTTTTCTGATTGATCCATTCACGAATAAATGAAGCAACGAATTGATTCTCTACAACTTGCATATAGATTTGAAAAGATTCCGATTTTCGCAGAGCCAGTCTACTTTCTGCATCAAGCTTTCCAGGATATGGAATTTCTTGACTGATACTAAACTCTTGTCCACTCATCATGGGCGAATCTCTTTGATTTCTTGGTGTTGCAGTGAATCCGTCTCTTCTCGGCATATTTACGAGTGCGTAGCCAATTTTAGGATCGGGATAGACATCCGCATGGTTAGATTCGAACCTTAAGCTAATGAGCTCATTTCGAATAGATTCAAGTTCAGGATGTCCAGTTAAGAGTGCCTGCAAATTGGATCTATCATCTGCAGATAAACTCGTTGAAAAGATATAAATAAATAATATAATATAATAAAAATGCTGCATACAGCCTCCAAAAATAATAAGACCAAAAGAATTGGATTATTAATTTAGAAACTATATAATTAGGTGAGTTGTGGAGACAGTGTATAGAGTAGTTAATTTCGGATGAATACTGTATTGGAACTTCTTATATAGAATGGTGTTACTGGTTTCTATCCGTCTATCATTCGAAAATGGATGCAATTCAGGAAAAAATTTTATAAATTGGATATTTTTTGTAACATCTAAGTTCTCAAATGTGAATCCAAGTCTTTCTTGGTCACAACTGCAATCGTGTGTTGAACGAGACCCAGTTTTACTTTTCGTTTCTTTAGATTGGTGGCATGGCATGGATGACGCCTTTTCTGCGTTCTGGTTTGTAGCCGTCCCCATTGAAAGGTAATTATCGAGTCTCGTGCCTATTTTAGAATTCGCATTCTCAATTGTGCATATATATCCCGCATTCATGAGAATTTTGCAATTTCCCAAGGCTAAGATTATACATAGAGCAATCGAAGCGATTTTTTTCATAATTTATACTCTATAGACGAATTCCAAAATTGAAAAGATTTTAAATACTATAATTTGTATTCTTTTATTTCGGAAATAGTAAAATTTTCAGAAGATTTCGACTAGAATAGATTTAGCTCCCATCGTAAGGAATGCTTATCGTAATTTCTGTACCTTTTCCTAATTTGGATTCTACATGGATTCTTCCATTGTGTTTATCTATAAATTCTTTCGAAAGTATGAGTCCAAGTCCTGTGCTTGGTTCACCCTCTGTGCCTGGGTTACTTGTTTTTTCATTAATTAAGAAGAGTTTTGGAATCAATTTTTCATCCATTCCGACACCCGTATCTGTAATTTTGATTTCTATAAAAGAATTATTTGTATTTAAATCTTTTCTAATACAAGTAGATTCATTATTGCTTTTTACAAAACTCTGAATTGTAACACTCCCGAAACGGTTGGTGTATTTGAGTGAATTAGAAATAATATTTCTAAGAACAGAAAGTATCATTTTCTTATCTACTAGAATATTAATACCTTCTGGCACTTCGTTAACGATGTTGATCGATTTGGAAGTGTAGACTAATTCTAATGAATACAGACTTTCTTGGATGAGTGAATTTAGATCAACTTTTTCTCGTTTTAGATTTCGATTGCTATTTTGTATTGTTGCCCATTCTAGAAGATTCTCAAGCAATTCATAAAGATTCACTGATGCCTTACGCATTCCTAATACCATATCTTTGATCTCATCTACATTCAATTCATCAATTTCATTGGCTAGGATTTGAGTGAGTCCGAGGAATCCGTTGAAGGGAGAGCGTAAATCGTGAGCGATAATTGAAAAGAATTTATCCTTTTCTTGATTGAGTTTCTCAAGTTCTAAATTTTGGTCCCGAATTCTCTCTTCCGCTAGTTTAGCGTCCGTTATATTTCGAATTGTAACTATTTTTCCTAACAAGGAGTTATTCCGAATATTATAAAAGCTTTGAGTTTCAATCTGATACCAGATTATTGTATGATTCTTTGTTCGACTGAAATCGAGTGATGTATCCACTAAGTTCATATTTATCGTATCAATAATTTCTTCCCAGTCTTCCAGTAATTCTGTGACTTGTCTTCCAATACAATCTCTCATTTCTGGGATCATTTTCGAAATAGATTGATTGAAATCTATCACTCTTCCTTCTGTATCAATGACAAACATTCCTTCTGCCATTTGATCGAAGAGTAAAGCTCTTGCTTGCGGAACCAGGTCAAATAGATTATAATAATTTAATCCGATATACATTACGATTAGATTAAGCGTTAACGCAAATGGTACGGCATCAACGCCATAAGGTAAAATTCCAACCATCGGAACAATAAATGCAATAAAAGGAAAAATTAAACCTAATGTAAGAAGGATATGTTGATTTCTAAATTGGCGTGGAGATTGAATGAGAAGTTGAACAAATATTAAAAAAGCTCCTATCATCATAATTGCATCATAAACTTGATGAATTAGATAAAAAATATTTGGTTCAAATGAAAAGAATGGGAAAGATCCAAGTTCATCCATTTTAGCATCAGTATAGAAGAGATTATGGAATTCATTACTCCAATTGAAAATTATCGCAATAGTGGGTTCCAAAAATAAAACGAGAATTATTAGATTTGGAATTTTTTTAATTCTTCCTGAATAGCTGAGAGCAAAAAGAAAAAATAATAGAGAAATATAACTAAGAGTTAGAAATTCAATTTTATAGAATAGTATTGCCCACTCAAGTCGAGTGGTCGATATTTCCAAAGCATAGAAAAAACTATACCATGCTATAAAAAATAGTGTAATTGAAAAATAAATATGCCCATTGAATTTTTTGTTTTCTTTGACCAGCCGAGCTATAATTATCATAGCTAGACTTGAGAGAAAAAGTGGTATCGAATATATATTGAAGAACAAAATAAATAATTTCCAATAATCTTTCTAGGTCAAATCCCAGATTATCGTTTTATTCTCATCGTTGCAAGTTTTAAATATTGAATGAGCATAGCACTAAATATTATAAAACATTCGCTAGAATATCGCTTTATTCAAAAACACTATTCAATCCTTCTTTCCATTCTTTCTCGAGTTCATCTATTGAAAGTTCTAAATCCCATGACTTTAGGATCAATTTGCGTTCATCAATAGTTTCTCCAAGTTTCAGAAAATCCAAATTGAGAGCATTGAGTGAATTAGATATTTCCATTTCATTTTCTTCATTGTATCCAATGATTACCGAGGCTGATGTCTCGCCGAAGAATACAACGTCTTTTCGATTATGAGAAGGTAGATTGGTAATTTGAATTCCAGTTTTGGATTCGAATGCAATTTTGATCAAGGCTATTCCTAATCCACCTAGGGAAATATCTTTTGCCGATTGCAATAATCCTGATTGATTGCTTTCGTATAACCAAAAAATTAAATCTTTTTCTTCTTGGAGATGCAGTTCAGGAATTTCTCCTTTTACCATATCATGGAACAAAGAAAGATATTCTGATCCGCCTAAAGTAGGTCTAAATTTACCAACTAATGCAAGTTTAGTGCTTTTGGCTTTAGGGGCAGAGCGTAAAGCTTTCGAGACATCCGGTATATAGCCAACAATTCCAATTGTTGGAGTTGGGTAGACTGGTCCTTCCGGCGATTCGTTATAAAAGGATACGTTTCCACCAGTAACAGGAAGTCCGAGAAATCTGCAGGCATCTCCTAGTCCTCGAACACATTCAGAAAATACGTAGTAGTTTTCTGGAATATAAGGATTGCCGAAGTTCAAATTGTTCGTTACGCCATAAGGATCAGCTCCGGTAACGGCAACGTTTCTTGCCGACTCGCATACTGCCCAGATTGCTCCTTTATAAGGATCTAAATAAGTATATCTGGAATTGCAATCTGTAGATACACCGATTCCTTTTTTGGTTCCTGGGATTCTTACAAGTCCTCCGTCAGTTCCGGGTGGAATCACTTTTACAAGTCCCACTTCCTGATCATATTGTTTATAGAGAGGAAGTCTTGAGGATATATTCCATGAAGATAGAAAAGTTTCAAGTATGGATTCTAGTTTTTTTGTTTCTAAGTCAGGTAAACTATTTATTTCTAAATTTTTTACTTCATCTAGATAGCCAGGTCTTTTCACTGCTCTCTCATATCGAGGTGCGCCACCACCAAGTACAAGGGATGCTGCTGGTATATCTGCTTTGATTTTGCCATCTTTTCTTATGATGAGCCGATCCCCTTCAGTTACTTTTCCTATTTCTACAATATTGAGTTCCCATTTCTCGAAGATCGCAATCAATTTCTCTTCTTTGCCTGGTTTGGCAACAACTAACATCCGTTCTTGGCTCTCAGATAGCATTGCCTCATAAGCATTCATGCCGGTTTCACGGAAGGGAACTAGATCTAAATTGATATCCATTCCAGTTTTGCCTTTTGCACTCATCTCAGAAGTTGCACAAGATATTCCTGCAGCTCCCATATCTTGAATTCCTATCAACACATCACTGTTAATTGCTTCAAGACTTGCCTCCATAAGAAGCTTTTCCATAAATGGATCACCGACTTGAACGGCAGAGCGTTTTTCCTCTGTTTCTTTAGTGAGGTCTTGTGATGCAAAAGATGCGCCATGAATTCCATCTCGTCCTGTAGTTGCGCCAACAATAAACACTTTAGCACCGATTACTCCACCGGTAGTCGCGCTTGCAGTTTTGGCGACCTCTGCAATTCCTACAGTCATTGCATTGACGAGAGGATTCTTTGTAAAAGATTTATCAATAAATAATTCACCACCGCCTACGGCAATTCCTAATGAGTTGCCATAATCACCAATCCCTTTGACAGCTCTTGATAATAAATATCGATTTCTATCTTCCGATGGTGGCCCGAAGCGAAGAGAATTTAAAGATACGATAGGTCTTGCTCCCATTGTAAAAATATCTCGCATAATTCCACCAACACCCGTTGCTGCACCTTGATAGGGTTCAACTGCAGTTGGATGATTATGGCTTTCAATTTTGAAAACAACTGCCAAGCCATCACCGATGTCCATTGCGCCCGCGTTTTCTTCTCCGGCTTGAGCGAGAAGTTTGTCCGACTCAGTTGGAAGAGTTTTGAGCTTGAGTATAGAGTTTTTATAGGAACAATGCTCAGACCACATAGCGGAAAAAATTCCTAACTCTGTAGAATTGGGAACTCGTCCAAGAATCTTTTTTATATTTTCAAATTCTTCTTCAGTAAGTCCATGACTCTTGACATCTTGTAAGTCAATTGTATCTTTTTCCATTTAGTAAATAATTCCTTTTTATAATTCTTTCAAAGTTCTATAATTTCTATTGTAGTAGAGAAGGGGGTTGTGATCTTCTTGGACTATTGTTGATTCTACTTTACCAATCACAATTCGATGATCACCCGATTCCACCATGGAATCAAGTGAGCAATCGATAATAGCCTGACATCCAGGAATATGTGGCGCACCAGAAATTCCATGCCCGGAGCTTAGAGATTTAAGAAAATCGATCCGTGAATCATCAGGGCGTGCGAACATATTCGAGAGTTCAACTTGGTCATGTCCGAGAATATGAACAGAAAAACCCTTGGACTCTTGGATTGCGATCTTTGCTGGACTTGAATCATTGAGACAAAAAAGAACCAATGGTGGAGTGAGTGAAAGTGAAGTAAACGAACTCACTGTGATTCCTGATAGAATTCCCTGATTTTTGTAGGTTACAATCGTAACTCCAGATGCGAATTTAGATAGTGCTTTTTTGAACTCATCTTGTGAAAATCCCATGCAGTTTCCCTGTTTTCCTCTCAAAACCTGATAATTCCATGATTGAAAACCTATACATTCTTCGCAAATACTTACCCAGGATGCCTATCAGGGTTTTTATGACTCATTTGATGACTCCAAAGTGATTTTTATTCCATTTAAAAATCTAAATATTTGTAAAAAGACCCAACCGTATATTCTGTCCCAAATCTTAAAATTTTTAAAATCCTCATCAATACACCATATATTCATAATTAGAATAAGAATTGATAAAAATCAATATATTCGAGCAATTTTAAAATCGATATAAACTTGACCGACTCTGTCTACTAGGTGATGACAAGTACATCACACGGAGTAAACATGAAGACATTAACTAAGCATAGAGAATTGATTTACAACGATCTACAAATAAGAAGAGATCATCCTACAGCCAAAATGGTTTTTGATACTGCTAAGAACAATGTATCCAAAATTAGTTTCGCAACTGTTTATAATTCTCTTGAATATCTCGTCAACCAAGGGATGTTAAAAAAGGTAAACATAAATTCTGATTCCGCAAGGTATGATGCGGTTCTAGAACCACATTCCCATTTAATCTGCCAAACCTGCGGATCAATCAAAGACATTCCCGCGATGCAACTTGCAGATATGTCACCGATTCAATCTGAGGATTTTCAAATCAGTGATGTCATAGTTAATATAATAGGATATTGTAAAAACTGTGATAATAAATAGTAAATATTCATAAAAAATGTTCTAATACAAGTTGTGCTCGTGTAACAAATATTTTGTATAAATATAGAATTTTCCTTGGGTTGGATATTGGCAAAGAAAAGTCATAAGATTTTATTTTTCAATATAATATACAACCCAAGGAAGCTCTGAATTATCAATGGAGATTCTTTTATCGAAACGAAATGAACAATCTTCGGTGTCACATATTTTTGCAAAATGATCTTTAGGATCTTGGTTGTAAACCATATCAACCACAGCGATTTTTGACCAATTTTTCTTAGTTGCGGCATTATATAAAATCTTCATGTCTTTATTGTCTCGCAATAAAAAATAATTATTTCTATCCTTGAAAAGATTAATAAAGCAAAAAGAAATATCAGGATTTGTAAAAACAATTGTATCATAATCTATGGATTGAATCTGAGATTTAATCTTGTTTTGTAAATTTGACAATTGTTTCAATTCAGTATAAGTAAAAATCAAATTAATAGATCCTATGAATAGAATCGAAGCCATTATTAAGTATCGAAAAGACTTCTTTAAATATATTAAATAATGATTGCAGATCAAAATTAGAAAAGGAAGAAAAACGAAAAAATATCTCGGTGTATTGTGCCCGCCATGATTGGGACTCAGGAAAAAAACCAATAGAATAAACACTAGAAGAATGAAAGGGAAGTTGAATTTTGAAATGAACCATGAATGCTTTTGCAAATTTCTATATTCTAATTCCACTTCATTGAATTTTGCGTCCTGATTTGGTTTTGCTTTCAATGGATTTGTTGATTTATGTTTTGCTTTGTTTCTAAATACTATCCAAATCAAACTTGCAAGAGAAAGGATTAGGAAAAGCGTAAAGATTGGAAGTTTGTAAAAAACCAAAAATAAAAGTGATTTCTGCAATTCTAGATCGAAATGGAATAAAATGTTTTTTTCAATTCGTAGACCAAAAATACTATTATAGATTGCCCATTGAGTTCCACCGACGATCGCTAACCCAATAGAGAATGCTAGGAGGAATTGAAGTTTCGATGATTTTGAAATCTTTTGTGAACGCGTATGTTTCAGGAATAATAATGGAAGGAATCCAACAAAAATGGCTTCCGGTCGGAAGAGAACGATCAGTCCTGAGATCAGACCAGAAGTTAAATATTTATTTCTATATAATAGAAATAGTCCCGCAGACTGAAGGAAAAATACCAGAATGGTTTCATGGAGAAGAAATATATAAATTGATATCTGAGATCCAAAAATAGTCAGAATAGTTATTCCGATCCGTGGCTTCATTTTTTGGAGCAATAAAATAGACCCAATAAATAGAGTTAGCTGTAAAAATTTATAAAAATAATTAAAATATTCGCCATACAAAAATGAATAGAGAAATGGCAGAATCGGTGGAAAAACAGACATTGGTTGATTATTTACCATGTGGAAGAAATGATCCGGTAATGGAAAAAGCCTAAACTCAGGATCCATGTCATTGGCTGAGTAAGAAAAGTAGAGTCCTTGAGAGAAGTCTTTTGAAAAGAAAGTATAAGATTGCCATTCGAGAATAGCAAAATCAGAAAACGGAATGTCCTGAGCAGTCAATAAAATGATTACTAAAGGTAGAAGACCTAATAAAATTAAGCAACTAACGAAATGCATCTTATGGGAAATAAAGAGTTGGAATATTTTCATATAAAATCTACGTGATAACTAAGTATTTTACAGGGAACAATGGTAGATCGTCTGTCATCAAGTAAATAAAGAACTGACTTACAAGAATTGATAATTTTAATGGAAACTGCGAATCGTTTATTTTGAAAAAACATTCATAAAACACTAACTATGATTCACTATTTGCAATTATTAAAAAAATCTGTTCTTATTATATTCATTCTGTTCTTATTGGCATTGGGCGTCACTCACTTATATGAATTTTTCTATTATAAAGAAATTGAATCAACATCTCACTTTATATTGCCACCCAATGTATTGATTCCCATTTATTCTGAAGAGGGCAATCACAATATTAAAGTTCATAAATTAGGAATTAGAAGTGAGAGCGATGAATATTCAGAATGCAATAATTTAATTCTTGGCGATTCTCAATCTTTCGGATACGGGATTCCCAGTAAAAGATTGTTCACGAGTATAATCGAGAACGAACTTAAGGAAAGATCAATTATTCATAAATGTTTATTTCTCAATGCATCAATACCTGGATTTACAATCGAAAATCAAATATCTTTGTATTTAAATATTATCAAATATACTAAAACGAAGAATGTCATTCTTTTCGTTTATGCGAACGATATTTATGAAACTGGCAAAACAATCGACTTTGGAATTTATGAGAGTAAGAATCGACTTTGGTTTTTTATGGCGAACATTTTTACAAATGAAATGGGTTACTCAATATTGAGAGCTAAGTATTTTGAGTCTTACAATTCGCAATTTAGAAATATATTTCAATCTAAAGATCCGATTGAAGAAACCTCTCGGCTTCAAGTAAACGCGTCTTCGGATTTAGAGATTAATGAGAGCTTAAGAATAATTTATGCGAATGAACCGAGGTATTTTGCAAAACAATTGAATACTAGATCTGATGCTCGGACGGAATATCAGCGTTGGAGGAAATTATTTCTTAGTTTTCATTCCTACCTCAAAGATCAAGGTATTCCTCTCAAAGTGGTATACATTCCGTCCGAAGTCGAGTATGACCCTAATCGCTTGGCAATCTACAAAAAGATTGGGTTTACAGTTGAGGATCGTTGGCTATATGAGAAATCGGATTTGCTCGAAGATCTCGAGATACTTATGCGAGAAGAGAATATTCCTTTTCTCAATCTTAAGAACAAAATGTATCTTAGATCTGATCTGTTGCAGACTGGTGACATCCACTTGAATTCGCAGGCACATAGAATTATTGCTAATTCTATACTGGATTACAATTCATCATTTCTTGATTTTTAGCTGCAATCCTTTCTTGCACGATATGCAAAATCTGGAATCTTGGATGAATGGGAAGAATCCAAGAGCTCAGTCCAGACCTCATTAACAAAATAGCTGCAGGTGAGGTCATTGAATCTTCTCATTCCGTAATTAAGGAACTCGTGGAAAATGCAATAGATGCGGGAGCCACAGAAGTAGTAGTTGAGACAAAAGGTTCTGGATTAGAACTCATTCTCATTCGAGACAATGGCTCAGGAATTCCTGAATCTGATTTAGAACTTGCTGTAACTAGACATGCAACGTCAAAGATTGTAGAACTCAATGATTTAGATTCACTATTAACTTACGGATTTCGTGGAGAAGCACTCGCCTCCATTGCATCCGTATCCAAGATGAGTCTTGAAAGTGGAATTGCAAATGAACGATTTGCTTATCGAATCGAAATGGATCTTGGAGCAAATATTAGCAAAACTCCGATTCCACATTTTCAAGGAACCAAGATTGAGATTCGAGATTTATTTTACAATACGCCAGTTAGGCGAAAGTTCCTAAAATCAGAACTATCCGAAGACAGAAAGAATAAATCTAGAATTCAAGTATCCGCATTAACAAGACCAGATGTTTGTTTTCGTTTTGTCCAAAATGAAAAGGAAGTTTACCGTTTTGTAAGTGAGTCTTTGTATGAGAGAATCATTTCTATATTTGGAGAAAACCTACGAGATCATTTGATACCCATAGAACATGAGAAAAATGGTTTAAAGGTCAATGGATTTATTAGCGATCCAGATTTCTATCGTTCGAATCGTTCGGGACAATTTTTCTTTGTGAATAACAGACCAATTGATATTAAGCATGGATCATTTCTGATAAAAAAATGCTATGATGAATTGCTTCCGCCAGGTGCCCATCCTTGGTGTTTTTTATATTTTGATATTGCACCAGATCGCATTGATGTCAATGTCCATCCGCAGAAGAGAGAGATTCGTTTTTTAGATGAAGAATTTTTCTCAGCTTTTTTTATCAATGCAATCCAGAAACAACTTAGGTCATCAACTCCTGTAAGTTTTCTTGAGTTAAAGAAAAGGCTCTCTTCTCCGATCCGCTCCAATTC of Leptospira sp. GIMC2001 contains these proteins:
- a CDS encoding TolC family protein, whose protein sequence is MQHFYYIILFIYIFSTSLSADDRSNLQALLTGHPELESIRNELISLRFESNHADVYPDPKIGYALVNMPRRDGFTATPRNQRDSPMMSGQEFSISQEIPYPGKLDAESRLALRKSESFQIYMQVVENQFVASFIREWINQKNLQEEYNLRIKIHNLYKTLENILKSSDNKKEFLKVRNESLSSEKKILEIKTELDKSKDAIEYYKSNDKSIYLEINQINLYGVLDNLYNELSSTIESDINNLAERSPDIRLSQSEVNVSKLSQELDGIRHYPDMEIFLSYLKRNINRLPEFNPTDPAMNEIYPQEYRGDLISFGVSFRIPVWSLAKQKDLNNASMANYQKSQSIAETKRKRIHNILKLSLNEFNNQSKQLEFYDKKLITGLRGSYSSYQASYSASQGDIGTAIGFRIQEFEAMADRTNTVRKKYLALTGILEAADSLRSLL
- a CDS encoding Fur family transcriptional regulator produces the protein MKTLTKHRELIYNDLQIRRDHPTAKMVFDTAKNNVSKISFATVYNSLEYLVNQGMLKKVNINSDSARYDAVLEPHSHLICQTCGSIKDIPAMQLADMSPIQSEDFQISDVIVNIIGYCKNCDNK
- the purL gene encoding phosphoribosylformylglycinamidine synthase subunit PurL — its product is MEKDTIDLQDVKSHGLTEEEFENIKKILGRVPNSTELGIFSAMWSEHCSYKNSILKLKTLPTESDKLLAQAGEENAGAMDIGDGLAVVFKIESHNHPTAVEPYQGAATGVGGIMRDIFTMGARPIVSLNSLRFGPPSEDRNRYLLSRAVKGIGDYGNSLGIAVGGGELFIDKSFTKNPLVNAMTVGIAEVAKTASATTGGVIGAKVFIVGATTGRDGIHGASFASQDLTKETEEKRSAVQVGDPFMEKLLMEASLEAINSDVLIGIQDMGAAGISCATSEMSAKGKTGMDINLDLVPFRETGMNAYEAMLSESQERMLVVAKPGKEEKLIAIFEKWELNIVEIGKVTEGDRLIIRKDGKIKADIPAASLVLGGGAPRYERAVKRPGYLDEVKNLEINSLPDLETKKLESILETFLSSWNISSRLPLYKQYDQEVGLVKVIPPGTDGGLVRIPGTKKGIGVSTDCNSRYTYLDPYKGAIWAVCESARNVAVTGADPYGVTNNLNFGNPYIPENYYVFSECVRGLGDACRFLGLPVTGGNVSFYNESPEGPVYPTPTIGIVGYIPDVSKALRSAPKAKSTKLALVGKFRPTLGGSEYLSLFHDMVKGEIPELHLQEEKDLIFWLYESNQSGLLQSAKDISLGGLGIALIKIAFESKTGIQITNLPSHNRKDVVFFGETSASVIIGYNEENEMEISNSLNALNLDFLKLGETIDERKLILKSWDLELSIDELEKEWKEGLNSVFE
- a CDS encoding sensor histidine kinase, encoding MFFNIYSIPLFLSSLAMIIIARLVKENKKFNGHIYFSITLFFIAWYSFFYALEISTTRLEWAILFYKIEFLTLSYISLLFFLFALSYSGRIKKIPNLIILVLFLEPTIAIIFNWSNEFHNLFYTDAKMDELGSFPFFSFEPNIFYLIHQVYDAIMMIGAFLIFVQLLIQSPRQFRNQHILLTLGLIFPFIAFIVPMVGILPYGVDAVPFALTLNLIVMYIGLNYYNLFDLVPQARALLFDQMAEGMFVIDTEGRVIDFNQSISKMIPEMRDCIGRQVTELLEDWEEIIDTINMNLVDTSLDFSRTKNHTIIWYQIETQSFYNIRNNSLLGKIVTIRNITDAKLAEERIRDQNLELEKLNQEKDKFFSIIAHDLRSPFNGFLGLTQILANEIDELNVDEIKDMVLGMRKASVNLYELLENLLEWATIQNSNRNLKREKVDLNSLIQESLYSLELVYTSKSINIVNEVPEGINILVDKKMILSVLRNIISNSLKYTNRFGSVTIQSFVKSNNESTCIRKDLNTNNSFIEIKITDTGVGMDEKLIPKLFLINEKTSNPGTEGEPSTGLGLILSKEFIDKHNGRIHVESKLGKGTEITISIPYDGS
- the mutL gene encoding DNA mismatch repair endonuclease MutL, whose protein sequence is MGRIQELSPDLINKIAAGEVIESSHSVIKELVENAIDAGATEVVVETKGSGLELILIRDNGSGIPESDLELAVTRHATSKIVELNDLDSLLTYGFRGEALASIASVSKMSLESGIANERFAYRIEMDLGANISKTPIPHFQGTKIEIRDLFYNTPVRRKFLKSELSEDRKNKSRIQVSALTRPDVCFRFVQNEKEVYRFVSESLYERIISIFGENLRDHLIPIEHEKNGLKVNGFISDPDFYRSNRSGQFFFVNNRPIDIKHGSFLIKKCYDELLPPGAHPWCFLYFDIAPDRIDVNVHPQKREIRFLDEEFFSAFFINAIQKQLRSSTPVSFLELKKRLSSPIRSNSNYNFFQKGSAIGASFNSNTSLNEGMFSQSTQDILHRDLYPTALKRESFDLSQTGAGVNLHELSENPRKHSEFIPKKHYGILFETFILAEAEDGLYIIDQHTAHERIRYEEVLNRLKQKNFGIQPLLTPIRLDLSVDEAEEILGRIDAFKELGISIEDFGDGSLVVREVPGYMDSGSEKDTILDFLNRNLHPDVAEPEIYDLMAKCVACRSAIRKGDQVSDTIISEILNRLSYCENPSRCPHGRPTLVRMTRDDLERMFHRK
- a CDS encoding flavin reductase family protein, with protein sequence MGFSQDEFKKALSKFASGVTIVTYKNQGILSGITVSSFTSLSLTPPLVLFCLNDSSPAKIAIQESKGFSVHILGHDQVELSNMFARPDDSRIDFLKSLSSGHGISGAPHIPGCQAIIDCSLDSMVESGDHRIVIGKVESTIVQEDHNPLLYYNRNYRTLKEL